The following is a genomic window from Nicotiana tabacum cultivar K326 chromosome 3, ASM71507v2, whole genome shotgun sequence.
GGCAGCTTTAGCTTTATAAAGTACTTTTCTTTTCTGGATAAGTTTCTCTGGAATGACTGTCTCATGAAGCTTAGTGCTAAGCATGTGAAATCATGTttaaccagtcctaacaacattaTAGTGTGGTAACAGCTTGTGGAATCAATTAAAGTACATGCATGATGCCTATCTTGGGCACACATCCAAGATTTAAAGTGTACGAGTTCTTACAATGATTTctaattaatatacaataataattagATTCACAATTagtatttatagatatttaataaaaattttaatatatatatatatatatatatatatatatatatatatatatatatatatatatatatatatagtataattaaTTATCTAGAGATGCAGAGATTTCTGGTTTAGATCCGGCCCTGAATACACTCAATCCAAAGGGTAGTAAACTTGAGGTGGGTGGTTTCTTGAACTTTCTACAGAACAACCGATTATCAAATTCTATAGGTATAGAGTTTATGAATAAAAAATAATGTGAAATAAAGATACTAGTCAATAGAGaacattttttttttacaaatatgaATATTTTATGGAATAAAAAAGCTTGAAAAAAACACATattgacttttttttttatttccagtATTATGCAATTTTCACACATTTTTTGCCTATCTCGATAATGTTTTATTTTAGGACAATATTATTTGCTTGAAAATaaatagtaataaaaaaaattcgtTTTGAACAATAGATGTCTTTTACATCTGGCCATAACATCGAGTGGATTCGGTCTTATACATACGCGAGAAAGgtaataaaaaaagaataaaaataggcTTTTCTTAAGAGCTAGTTATTAATAAAGTGGatgaaaatcatgaaatattaGAGTCATGAAAAAATGCTCGgtgatttttttcatttatttaagTTTTTTGGTCAACAAATTTATTCGACCTCAGTGTTGGTGAGAGATAAATAAACGGTAAAATAATAGATGTATGAACAAGATGGGCAAACAACATAACTATCCAAAAGATAAAAAGGTAGAAAAAGTTATGGGGTAAAAATGTATAGAGAATTAAAAAGAGTGGTCTCACGAGGACAAAGATGCCCCCTTATCATGGGCGTGGTCTTTGGACCATGGCCCATGCCACTGGTCACCAAATCCATTATCAATCTCGAGCCTAAATTTCTTGAGATTCCCACATTCTTAGGTTGTTAATTAAaacaataatttataaaataagataaaattttgggattttgttgTATGGCCAAACTCAGGGAATGTTGGATTCCCTTGCAAATCCAACTCCCATAAGCCAATACTTGCACTCTTACACATACCAAATTTTTGTTCcctatatttttctaaaaatattatcCCACATAATAAAGCTCCCATAATAATGACAAAAATTACAAATTTCTAAGCCATAAGTTAGCTAGTGAATGACTCACCCACGAAAAATATTTTGGTCTTATTATACATACCCTTTTCACTaatacttttgtttatttgtctTTACAAGAATGATTTTGATTTAAGCTTAAAGATAAAGCCATTAAAATCTTGTCATTTCACTGTCTATATTTCAAGACAAAGTGTCTTATTAAGATAGCAGCAAGTAGATTTCCATATCTCAAACTTTAAAATATTAGCCTAATGGTAATAATATTCTGCTTTATTAAAGTTaagaatattaaaatattaaaatattctttTCCACACAAGGGGGCTCTGTCCCAGTGACAGGCATGCTAAGTTCTCCTTTTTACAAAgactgcttttttttttttttttttttttttgtgaggaCTGACAAGACAGTAGTAAAATGATTTTCTGGTATACAAAAGCTATAGTTTTGTTCTCAATATCTAAAGACTAGTACTAGTACTATTAGATTACCCCCTAGAGGAAAATCCAATACAGTGTTTGTCTTTCTGTATAGCTTCAGTAAATTCATCAAAGGCTTGATTATTGAGTTTCTGTTTCTTTCTTGCTTTCTGTGAATTGAACATTTAATGGAAAGTAGAAGTGAGTTAAATGCTACATTCTTGTTTGTGACATTCTTGGCCCTTTGGAACACTGCAACAGGATTGCTTTCTCCTAAAGGTGTCAACTTTGAAGGTATAATTAGTGTTCCTATTGAAAATTTTTCTGCAGAATGTGTAATACTTAGTCTTAAAAATTTGATACAATGAAGAAATTTCATCTGGGGTTGTTCTTATTATGTTCAGTGCAAGCTTTAATGGCAATAAAAGCTGCTTTAAAAGATCCTCATGGAGTTCTTGATAATTGGGATGGCACCTCAGTTGATCCGTGTAGTTGGGCTATGGTTACTTGCTCTGCTGAGAGTTTTGTTATTGGCCTGTAAGTGAAAGATTAAtgccttttgttttttgttttttctttttatttggaaTTCAAAGTTTGGGAAAATATATTTCCCCTATAATTCAATGTTAATAGGGTGTTTTATGCAGAGGGTCTCCCAGCCAAAATCTATCTGGTAATCTTTCTCCAAGCATTGGCAATTTAACAAATCTTCAGATTATGTGAGTATTAAAAATTTTTAATTTCAAGCTTTCCTGATTGTTTTAGTGTTATTTTAAGTGATGAATAACTATTTTTGACAGATTAATGCAGAATAACAATATAACAGGACCAATACCAAAAGAGATTGGAAGGCTCTCAAAGCTTCAGACTCTTGATctttcagataatttctttattGGTGATATTCCTCCTTCTTTGGGACACTTGAATAGCCTCAAGTACATGTAAGTATCTAAAGTATTGAAAAGAGAGAACTTCGTTTTTGTTCATTTTATCTTCCAGAATTTTTAATCTTAGATTCCTTTTATTAACTGATTTAGGAGGCTCAACAATAACAGTTTATCTGGAGAAATTCCAGTCTCATTGACTAACCTGTCACAGCTCACTCTTGTGTAAATCCCTACTACTTGTCTTTTTCTTATTGCTCTTTATTGTTTTTTCTCATTGTAATGTTAATAGCTTCAACAATTTGGATTGAGTTTGGTATTTAATTTTTTGGATTCAGGGACTTATCCTATAATAACTTGAGCGGACCAGTGCCTAGGTTCCCTTCTAAGAAATTCGAGTAAGCTAATTAACACTTTATTCATGGATCAGTTACTTCATTGAGTCTTTTAAATTTCAATTAATGAAAACCTGGAATTTTTGAATCATTTATGTTGTTCATTGTAGCATCATTGGAAATCCATTGATCTGTCCGACAGGATCTGAGCCAGATTGCTACGGAACGCAGCTGCTGCCTATGTCAATGACATTGAACAGTTCAGAAAGTACGCATTATATAGAATGCCATTTTCCCCCCAAATCTAGCCATTTTCTTCAGCCTGTAATTTCAAGAGTTCTTGCATTCTTCTGTTTATTCTCATTGTTTGCTCCGTGTTATTCAGCTCTGCCTTCTGGGAAGCAAAAAAGTCATAAAATTGCCCTTGTGTTTGGCTCAAGCCTTGGTTGCGTCTCTTTGCTCGTTCTTGGAATTGGACTGTTTCTATGGTCAAGGCATAGACATAGTCAACAGGCCTTTTTTGATGTCAAAGGTCGGTCAATTTGTTATAGAACTTTAGCTCAATGTTCTTATGAAAGTTATGCTCATAGGTTCATACTCATTTCTATTATTTACAAATTTTAGATCGGCACCATGAAGAGGTTTCCCTTGGAAATTTGAGAAGATTTCAATTCAAGGATCTCCAGATTGCAACCAACAACTTCAGCAGTAAAAACATTTTGGGAAAAGGTGGTTTTGGGAAAGTTTATAAAGGTCATCTCCCAGATGGGACTCCTGTCGCTGTAAAGAGGCTAAATGATGGCAATGCAATTGGCGGTGAGAAACAATTTCAGACAGAAGTTGAAATGATAAGCTTAGCAGTGCATCGTAACCTCCTCAGGCTCTATGGATTTTGCATGACACCAAACGAGAAGCTTTTGGTTTACCCCTATATGTCTAATGGTAGTGTAGCTTTTCGTCTCAGAGGTAACGATACATATTCATAGCAAGTGGCATTTCAGATTTCTTATTTGTCTTGTGCTGAAATAATCCGTGTTACTCTCTATAGCAAAACCGGTGTTGGACTGGGGAACAAGGAAGCGAATTGCTCTAGGAGCTGCTCGAGGACTGTTGTATCTTCATGAACAATGTGATCCAAAGATAATTCATAGGGATGTTAAGGCAGCAAATATATTGCTCGATGACTATTGTGAGGCGGTTGTGGGAGACTTTGGGCTGGCAAAGCTTTTGGATCACCAGGATACACATGTCACAACTGCTGTTCGTGGAACGGTGGGGCATATAGCGCCAGAATACCTTTCAACAGGCCAATCATCTGAGAAAACTGATGTGTTTGGATTTGGAATCCTTCTTCTTGAACTGATCACAGGAATGAGAGCTATAGAATTTGGAAAAGCAGCTAACCAGAAGGGAGCAATGCTTGATTGGGTGAGTGTTCATTTGTCAAGCCTCAAATAAGCATCTATCCCTCCATTCCATTTAAAGTGACACTCTTTCCTTTTTCAGTCTGTCCCAAAAAGAATGTCACTTTTCTATATGTGGATACTAGTTAACCTTAAACTTCTCTAACCCTTAATGACGTGCTCTTAGCTTATAGCCATAGAAATGTTCTAAGGATACTTTTGGTATGTGTCAAAACTCTTATAGTTTCGCGCTAGAAACATTgcatttccttctttttttagAATGTCATTCCCCCAATATAACCTTGTGTTGCATGTATCAGGTTAAGAAAATTCACCAAGAAAAGAAGCTTGATATCCTGGTTGATAAAGATTTGAAAAGCAACTACGATCGAATTGAGCTAGAGGAAATGGTTCAAGTTGCTCT
Proteins encoded in this region:
- the LOC107779573 gene encoding protein NSP-INTERACTING KINASE 1 isoform X2, whose product is MESRSELNATFLFVTFLALWNTATGLLSPKGVNFEVQALMAIKAALKDPHGVLDNWDGTSVDPCSWAMVTCSAESFVIGLGSPSQNLSGNLSPSIGNLTNLQIILMQNNNITGPIPKEIGRLSKLQTLDLSDNFFIGDIPPSLGHLNSLKYMRLNNNSLSGEIPVSLTNLSQLTLVDLSYNNLSGPVPRFPSKKFDIIGNPLICPTGSEPDCYGTQLLPMSMTLNTLPSGKQKSHKIALVFGSSLGCVSLLVLGIGLFLWSRHRHSQQAFFDVKDRHHEEVSLGNLRRFQFKDLQIATNNFSSKNILGKGGFGKVYKGHLPDGTPVAVKRLNDGNAIGGEKQFQTEVEMISLAVHRNLLRLYGFCMTPNEKLLVYPYMSNGSVAFRLRAKPVLDWGTRKRIALGAARGLLYLHEQCDPKIIHRDVKAANILLDDYCEAVVGDFGLAKLLDHQDTHVTTAVRGTVGHIAPEYLSTGQSSEKTDVFGFGILLLELITGMRAIEFGKAANQKGAMLDWVKKIHQEKKLDILVDKDLKSNYDRIELEEMVQVALLCTQYLPGHRPKMSEIVRMLEGDGLAERWEASQKFDGSNKYKTKELSSSERFSDLTDDSLLLVQAMELSGPR
- the LOC107779573 gene encoding protein NSP-INTERACTING KINASE 1 isoform X1, which gives rise to MESRSELNATFLFVTFLALWNTATGLLSPKGVNFEVQALMAIKAALKDPHGVLDNWDGTSVDPCSWAMVTCSAESFVIGLGSPSQNLSGNLSPSIGNLTNLQIILMQNNNITGPIPKEIGRLSKLQTLDLSDNFFIGDIPPSLGHLNSLKYMRLNNNSLSGEIPVSLTNLSQLTLVDLSYNNLSGPVPRFPSKKFDIIGNPLICPTGSEPDCYGTQLLPMSMTLNSSETLPSGKQKSHKIALVFGSSLGCVSLLVLGIGLFLWSRHRHSQQAFFDVKDRHHEEVSLGNLRRFQFKDLQIATNNFSSKNILGKGGFGKVYKGHLPDGTPVAVKRLNDGNAIGGEKQFQTEVEMISLAVHRNLLRLYGFCMTPNEKLLVYPYMSNGSVAFRLRAKPVLDWGTRKRIALGAARGLLYLHEQCDPKIIHRDVKAANILLDDYCEAVVGDFGLAKLLDHQDTHVTTAVRGTVGHIAPEYLSTGQSSEKTDVFGFGILLLELITGMRAIEFGKAANQKGAMLDWVKKIHQEKKLDILVDKDLKSNYDRIELEEMVQVALLCTQYLPGHRPKMSEIVRMLEGDGLAERWEASQKFDGSNKYKTKELSSSERFSDLTDDSLLLVQAMELSGPR